From Candidatus Obscuribacterales bacterium, one genomic window encodes:
- a CDS encoding Uma2 family endonuclease encodes MTAASALPPSHHQPSLLLNVQNVALTMTPEHFDQLCLDNPDLQLELTKDGELIVMPPTGGERGRRNLELAVEVGIWNRQTNLGEAFDSSTGYDFAALGGGKLSPDVSWIETSRLDGIDLMGFIPIVPNFVIELRSAIDPLQRLQDKMREYQRLGVRLGLLIDPERQQVEIYRPGQAAIVLESPSAIDCDEVMPGFVLNLNRIWS; translated from the coding sequence ATGACCGCTGCCTCTGCTCTCCCCCCATCCCACCACCAACCTTCACTGCTCCTGAATGTGCAGAACGTTGCCCTGACCATGACGCCGGAGCATTTCGATCAGCTTTGCCTTGACAACCCCGACCTACAGCTCGAACTTACAAAGGATGGAGAGTTGATAGTGATGCCTCCAACCGGTGGAGAAAGGGGTAGACGAAATCTAGAGTTAGCTGTTGAAGTGGGGATCTGGAATCGCCAAACGAATTTAGGGGAAGCCTTTGATTCATCAACCGGCTATGATTTCGCAGCCTTGGGAGGAGGTAAGCTATCTCCCGATGTATCTTGGATTGAAACATCTCGACTCGATGGAATAGACCTTATGGGCTTTATCCCCATCGTACCTAATTTCGTGATTGAGCTACGGTCTGCGATCGATCCATTGCAGCGGTTGCAGGACAAGATGCGGGAGTATCAGCGGCTGGGCGTGCGGTTAGGGCTGTTGATTGACCCAGAGCGCCAGCAGGTTGAGATCTATCGCCCTGGGCAGGCGGCGATAGTGCTAGAGTCACCGAGTGCGATCGATTGTGACGAGGTTATGCCTGGATTTGTGCTGAACCTGAATCGCATTTGGTCATAA